The following coding sequences are from one Lysinibacillus sp. FSL W8-0992 window:
- a CDS encoding class I SAM-dependent methyltransferase, with product MNEQQFDKLLHINTIGEQYGFPKLAHYHRYEPTPYAGLEQLFTQYDLPENPVFIDMGCGKGRVPIYIHHKFHTPAIGIEMDAGFYAEAEHNKESYCRKNGSQGAISFVHTIAENYKIKPCDNVFFFFNPFSINIFRTVIHNIWESYEQNMRDIHIILYYPPYDYLQFLHHGTPFELIHEVHLENETNINERLCVFALKKA from the coding sequence ATGAATGAACAACAGTTTGATAAACTTTTGCACATTAATACAATTGGAGAACAATATGGATTTCCTAAACTAGCTCATTACCATCGTTATGAGCCAACTCCCTATGCTGGATTGGAACAATTATTTACACAATATGATTTGCCGGAAAATCCAGTATTTATTGATATGGGCTGTGGAAAAGGAAGGGTCCCTATTTATATTCATCATAAATTTCACACTCCGGCAATTGGAATAGAAATGGACGCAGGCTTTTATGCAGAGGCAGAGCATAATAAGGAGAGCTATTGTCGAAAAAATGGCTCACAAGGTGCCATTTCTTTTGTTCATACTATTGCAGAAAACTACAAAATAAAGCCGTGTGATAATGTTTTTTTCTTTTTTAATCCGTTCTCCATCAATATTTTCCGAACTGTCATTCATAATATATGGGAGTCTTATGAGCAAAATATGCGTGATATTCACATTATTTTATACTACCCACCATATGATTATTTGCAGTTTTTACATCATGGTACACCTTTTGAATTAATACATGAAGTACATCTAGAAAATGAAACAAATATTAATGAACGTCTTTGCGTTTTTGCATTAAAAAAGGCGTAA